In the genome of Bacteroides mediterraneensis, the window TTATTAGATAAACGTCTTTTAGACTTATTTATCACCCGTTCTGCCTTCGGTAAAATGTCTATAGATTTTTTAAAACTCACAATACCAGATTTTGCATTTGATATAGATATGAACAATTGATTAATTGCAGCATATTCCTCATTCATACTTTCTTTATTTTCTGATGCAATGAGAGCTTTCATTTTTGTAGCATTATCAATCATACGAAAAAATGAATCTCTTAAATCCATTGCATCATCTTCAATTTCCTTTGACAAATCATCCATCCCTTTCGCTGCAGACTGCATAACTCCTCTTGCTTGCGATATATTAGGATGAGAAGAATTTATATTCTGCAAACGTCTAGTATTAGTTTTCAGACTTTCAGTGTGTTTATGCATAGCATCTGTCAATCTACAGCATATTTCAGATATAGTTTGAACATTAATATCCACTTGTTCTCTATAATCTAAGAATCCCAATTCCTCTATTTCATTATCCTCAAGCTCCTTTATATCGGATACCATAACAGATGGTAAAAGGGTTGATGATAACGATCTGCAATATGATATAAATGCGTCTTTATTTCTATTCCACACTGAAGGTTTTATTACAAAGCCTAATTTATCTGAGAACACCTCGCAAAGAGTATCTATAGACTCATTGCAATCAATTTTTATAGCCTTGTTTAATGACTCCAGCCATCCCAGTTTATCAAAAGAAGTATTAGGTAGCAAAATTTGGATAATATGCCTGTTTAATGCCCATGCTGCACCCATTTCATTTAAACACACTTCACTCTTTTTGTAATTATCGGATATCATTAATAATACGATATCTGCACAAGCCATATTGTTTTGAATAAATTGAGGGATACTTTCCCCTGGAATTACCCCTGTATCATCACGAGATGTATAAGCGATAATTTTAGATTCAAGTCCCATCCCCAAAAGGATAATTGAATCTACAAATTTACTAACCAACTCTCTATCCTTTGACGCATGACTGATAAAAATTCTTTTTCCAGATATTAATTGTTTTGTTGGCAGTTTTTCAGCAGAAACTTTTGAATTTCCCCCAATATCTCCACGTTCCAGTTTATCTAATAGCACACAAAAATCCTTTCGGATATTCTGATAGTTAGCTTTTAAAACATGACCGTTATCAACATTATTATCTATATTTTTAAAGTCAACAAATTCTTTATTATTATCGTCAAAATAATGGCCAAAGACCACAACTGATTCTTCATACCATCTACGGTATGCTTCCATTGCCTCATGAACACAAGGACTTATATTTAATTTATCATAATCAGCTCTTAGCTGTTTTAACCTAGCAATCTCATTTTTTACGATTTGTACATCAAACATATAGGGCACATTATTAGTATATAGTACAAATGTAGTGATTAAATATGAAACAATATATTTCTACTTAAATGTTTTTGGTTTCTATATCACATTACTACTAGCATTTCTTTTTGCTCTTAAAAAGATACAATCAGTTAGCTGCCAATCTCTATTAATAATAAATTACCCTTATCGTATTTTTACCTGCCAAGTTCCACAAAATAGCACTTACAACTTTTATTTCTGTAAAATTCCCTATCCATACCCCCATCCGCTCTCTCCTTTTCTACATCCCGCGTCCGGGAACTGTACGTTTCTGCCCGCGGAAACATACGGTTCCCGACTGGAAAACCTACGTTTCCGCCCCGCGAAACATAGAAAAACAAGAAGCGTTTTTCCGTCTGTGCCCTTGTCTTTTCAAGACCACAAAGCCTCATTTCCACCCAGCGCCCCTCTACCTCACCTTCTGCGCCACGTTTCCGCTCCCGCATTTTCGCAATTACACTTTTTTCCGTATTTTTGCACCCGATTCACAGTACTATTTTATGAAATACAAACTATTAGCATTAGACCTCGACGGTACGCTTACCAACTCGAAAAAAGTAATCACCCCTCGCACCCGGGAAACGCTTCTTAAAGCACAGGAAAAAGGAGTAAAAATCATACTGGCTTCCGGACGGCCCACCTACGGCATCGTGCCCCTGGCCGAGCAGCTGGAGCTTCAGAAATACGAAGGATATATCCTGGCCTACAACGGCGGGGAAATCACCGACTGGAAAACCAAGGAAGTGATATGCAAGAACCTTCTCGACCCGGAGGTGCTTCCCTACCTGTATGAATGTGCCAAGAAGAACGATTTCGCCATCGTGACCTACGACGGGGAATATGTGCTGACCGAAAAGCCTGACGATGAATACGTGCTGAAAGAGGCGCTGCTCAACGTAATGAAAATCAAGAAGGTGGACAACTTTCTGGAGGCCGTGAAGCATCCCATTGCCAAATGCCTGATTGTGGGCGACCCTACCCGCCTGGCGGTACTGGAGAAAGAGATGTACGACCACCTGAAAGACCGCATGGGCGTGTTCCGCTCCGAGCCTTATTTCCTGGAACTGGTGCCGAAGGGCATCGACAAGGCCCTGTCGCTGGCGGGTATGCTGGAAAAGATTGGGGTGTCGCGCGAAGAAATGATTGCCATCGGCGACGGATTCAATGACCTGTCCATGATTAAATACGCCGGACTGGGGATTGCCATGGCCAACGCGCAGGACGTGGTAAAAGAAAACGCCGACTTCATCACTCTGTCGAATGAGGAAGACGGCGTGGCGTATGCGGCAGAAAAATTCATTCTGTCTTAGGCTTCCGGTCGAAGAACGGATTCTTGGAGGATGCGCTCACGGGGATGGCATACACCTGGGTGCATCCGTCCAGCCAGTCGAGTTGCTGGGCTGCCAGTCCGGCCGAAAACATGACCCGCGTATCCACCCGATGGTCGGCGGCTACGGAGCAGGCCGACCCGATGGCGATGCCTACATCCACACTATTGATGGCGCAAGGCACTCCTTCCTTGCGGCTGGCACAGGTCTCATACCCGCAATGTCCGCAATCCAACCCCTGCGGATGTGAATGAGTGCCTATCAGCACAATGCACTCCGCCTGCAGGATGTTGTCGGCGTCCCGCAGGAAGAATTTAAACCCATTGTCTTCATACATCTGCTTCATCGTGTCCGACAAGATGCGGATGTTGCTTTCCGTCACCATGGCCACCTCTATGATGTCCACGCCCTTCCCCTTGGGGGCTGTGCGGGCGGCCGTCATCATCTGCTGTGCCACCTGCAACACTTGTTCATGGCGGCTGTCTCTTTCATTCAGTATCATATCTCCTTCAAGTTAAAACATATACAATAAAAAAAAGGGTTATATCCAAGTTCCTCTGCCTGAGCTTCGGATACTCTAAATATAACCCTTTTCAAAATAAATCACCAAAGGATTTATTTCTTTTTTCCTTTTTTCAGGTCATTTTCATGAATGGCCTCTTCTACTTGATAAGCCGGCGCATGTTTTTTATGCATGCCTTTCGGTTTTTTATTACCTGCAGCTCCCATAGTAAAAACCTCCTTTCAAAGTCCTTTAAAAAGTCAAACGATATAATTTATTATTTCAATAAATCCAGTTGTTTGAAGCACTTGATCAATTTTTCGATGGCGAAATCCACCTGTTCCTTGGTATGAGTAGCCATCAGTGCAAAGCGCACCAGCGTGTCCTGAGGCGCACAGGCCGGCGGGATTACCGGGTTGATGAATACCCCTTCATCGAAGGCCAGCTTGGTCACTTCGAAAGTCTTGTCCGTATCGCGCACGTACAACGGGATAATCGGGCTTTCCGTATCGCCGATTTCAAAGCCAGCCTCACGGAAGCTCTTCAAGGCATAATTGGTAATCTCCCACAGGTTCTTCTGACGTTCCGGTTCGGTCTTGAAAATATGGATGGCCTCTCTGGCGGCAGCAGTAGCGGCCGGAGTGTTGCTGGCCTGGAAGATATAAGAACGGGCATTGTGGCGCAACCAGTTGATGACGTCCTTGTCACCGGCTACGAAACCACCGATGGATGCCAGTGACTTGCTGAACGTACCCATAATCAGGTCGATGTCTTCCGTTACGCCGAAGTGGTCGCATACGCCGCGGCCTTCCCGACCGAAGACACCCAGTCCGTGTGCTTCGTCCACATAGATGCTGGCATTGTATTTTTTCTTCAGGCGGACAATTTCCGGCAGGTTGGCCAGGTCGCCTTCCATAGAGAACACACTGTCCACCACAATCAGCTTCACGGCATCCGGTTCGCATTTCTGGAGTTCTTTCTCCAAAGCCTCCATGTCATTATGCTTGTATTTCAGCTGAGTGGCAAAAGAAAGACGGCGTCCGTCTACGATAGATGCGTGGTCGCGGTCGTCGCAAATGATATAGTCGCCACGTCCGGCCAACTGAGGAATCACGCCTTCATTTACGGTAAAACCTGTGGAGAAGCAGAGTGCTTCATCTTTTCCTACGAATTCGGCCAACTCTTTTTCCAGCTGTACGTGGATATCAAGTGTTCCGTTCAACAGACGGGAACCGGCACATCCCGTACCGTATTTGCGAGTCGCTGCAATGGCCGCGTCAATAATTCTTTGGTCGTGAGTCAAGCCCATGTAAGAGTTTGAACCAAACATCAGCACCTTTTTTCCGTCCATCATCACCTCTGTGTCCTGTGCGCTGTCAATCTCACGGAAATAAGGGTAAACGCCTCTTTCCATATACATCTGAGGCAATCTGAATTTACTAAATTTTTCTTGTAATAATCCCATATTTTAAGTATCTGGTAAGCACCCCGGCTTACGTTAAACTTTATCACTTTGCAACCGTATCGTCACATCGTTTTTACTAAGAACGTGCAAAGATACAAAAAACTCCAAAATCAGATACAAATCCCCTAAAAAAAATGGTTTTGTGTTTAATTATCCCCAAAAACATCCCTCAAATATGAAAGATAATATTATTTTTGTGCTCCCAAATTCTAAATCTGGCTTATGGATACGAAAAAGCGAATCATCTTTGTGGTAAATCCTATATCCGGAACCCACGGAAAGGAATTCATACTGAAGCTCATCGAGCGGGAACTGGACAGGTCGAAATATGAATATTCCATCCGAAAGACCGAATATGCCGGACATGCTTCCGAGATAGCCGCACAGGCTGCCGCGGAAGGGGCAGATATCGTGGTGGCTATCGGCGGAGACGGAACCATCAACGAAATAGGACGGGCGCTCATCCATACGGATACGGCCATGGGAATCATTCCCTGCGGTTCGGGAAACGGACTGGCGCGCCATCTGCACATCCCCATGGAGCCCAAGGGGGCCATCAACGTGCTGAACGCCGGACGGGTCAAGACCATCGACTATGGAATTATCGACAACCATCCCTTCTTCTGTACGTGCGGAGTGGGATTCGACGCTTTCGTGAGCCTGAAATTTGCGGATTCCGGGAAAAGGGGCTTGCTCACCTATCTGGAAAACACCTTGCACGAGAGTCTTACGTACCAGCCGGAGACGTATGAGATAGAGAATTCAACGGGCACCGTCCGCTACAAGGCTTTCCTGATTGCCTGCGCCAACGCATCACAATACGGGAACAATGCCTACATCGCCCCGCAGGCTTCCCTGACCGACGGGATGATGGACATCACCATCCTGGAGCCTTTCACGGTACTGGATGTGCCTTCGCTTTCCATCCAGCTGTTTACCCGGACGCTCGACCAGAACAGCCGTATCAAGACGATGAAAGACAAAAGCATCATCATCCACCGGGAAAAGGAAGGGGTGTTCCATTTCGACGGTGACCCGGCAATGGGAGGAAAAGACCTGAAGGTGGAAATCATCCATCAGGGACTGCATGTCATCGCTCCCATCCGGCCGAAGCGTATGCCGTCGCCCCCTCTGAACATCCTGCAACATTTCACTGATTTCATCGGCCGGCGTCCGTTTACCGAGACCATCGCCCAGAAGCACCGCCAGCTCCTGATGCTGAACCAGCATATTCTGAGAAGGCTCTCCAAGAAATAACTCTCCCGGCCCTACAAGGCCAGATAGAACGGCTTGGCCAGTGTTTCAAACTCCGGCGTATAGACGTGACGCTCCATTTCAATGGCCAGATGGCAGGTTTCGGTCTGCACGCAAGCCGACTTGACAAAGGCCATCAGCACCCGCTTGGGAGGAAGTCCGGCACGGGGATGTACCCATGTCTGACGCGAAAGAGACAGGCCTTGTTTCAAAGCCAGCGCCACAAAATCAGGAGCGGCGGTAGCGGGAAGTATCACCGAGAAACATCCTTCGCCTGAGAGCAAAAAAGCCGCCTTTTCCAGAAGCGCTTCAAAATCCAGCGCATCGGTATGCCGTGCCGTATTCCGCTGGGCATGAGGGCATTTCACCGCTTCCACGAAATAGGGCGGGTTCGACACAATCGCATCGAAACGGCCCTTCCAGTCTTCCGGTGCCTGCCGGATGTCCAGCTGAGTCACCTCCATCCGGTCGGCCCAAGACGAACGGGCCACGTTCTCCCGCGCCTGCTCCACGGCGGCTCCGTCAATGTCGACCGCCGTCACGAAAGCCTGTGGGTTCCGCTGGGCCAGCATCAGGGCAATCAGTCCGCTCCCGGTACCGATGTCCAAGATGCGGGCGGCTCCTTCCACCTGCGCCCAGGCACCCGCCAACACTCCGTCCGTGCCCACTTTCATGGCACATTTATCGTGAAAAACTACAAATTGCTTGAATTGAAAAAAGGGATTCGGCATAGCTTCTTACTCAAATTTTGCGCCAAAATTACGGAAATCCTCCCAGAAAGTGCCCTTACCTCATATTATT includes:
- a CDS encoding aminotransferase class I/II-fold pyridoxal phosphate-dependent enzyme, with protein sequence MGLLQEKFSKFRLPQMYMERGVYPYFREIDSAQDTEVMMDGKKVLMFGSNSYMGLTHDQRIIDAAIAATRKYGTGCAGSRLLNGTLDIHVQLEKELAEFVGKDEALCFSTGFTVNEGVIPQLAGRGDYIICDDRDHASIVDGRRLSFATQLKYKHNDMEALEKELQKCEPDAVKLIVVDSVFSMEGDLANLPEIVRLKKKYNASIYVDEAHGLGVFGREGRGVCDHFGVTEDIDLIMGTFSKSLASIGGFVAGDKDVINWLRHNARSYIFQASNTPAATAAAREAIHIFKTEPERQKNLWEITNYALKSFREAGFEIGDTESPIIPLYVRDTDKTFEVTKLAFDEGVFINPVIPPACAPQDTLVRFALMATHTKEQVDFAIEKLIKCFKQLDLLK
- a CDS encoding diacylglycerol kinase family protein; amino-acid sequence: MDTKKRIIFVVNPISGTHGKEFILKLIERELDRSKYEYSIRKTEYAGHASEIAAQAAAEGADIVVAIGGDGTINEIGRALIHTDTAMGIIPCGSGNGLARHLHIPMEPKGAINVLNAGRVKTIDYGIIDNHPFFCTCGVGFDAFVSLKFADSGKRGLLTYLENTLHESLTYQPETYEIENSTGTVRYKAFLIACANASQYGNNAYIAPQASLTDGMMDITILEPFTVLDVPSLSIQLFTRTLDQNSRIKTMKDKSIIIHREKEGVFHFDGDPAMGGKDLKVEIIHQGLHVIAPIRPKRMPSPPLNILQHFTDFIGRRPFTETIAQKHRQLLMLNQHILRRLSKK
- a CDS encoding Cof-type HAD-IIB family hydrolase, with translation MKYKLLALDLDGTLTNSKKVITPRTRETLLKAQEKGVKIILASGRPTYGIVPLAEQLELQKYEGYILAYNGGEITDWKTKEVICKNLLDPEVLPYLYECAKKNDFAIVTYDGEYVLTEKPDDEYVLKEALLNVMKIKKVDNFLEAVKHPIAKCLIVGDPTRLAVLEKEMYDHLKDRMGVFRSEPYFLELVPKGIDKALSLAGMLEKIGVSREEMIAIGDGFNDLSMIKYAGLGIAMANAQDVVKENADFITLSNEEDGVAYAAEKFILS
- a CDS encoding ferredoxin domain-containing protein, giving the protein MILNERDSRHEQVLQVAQQMMTAARTAPKGKGVDIIEVAMVTESNIRILSDTMKQMYEDNGFKFFLRDADNILQAECIVLIGTHSHPQGLDCGHCGYETCASRKEGVPCAINSVDVGIAIGSACSVAADHRVDTRVMFSAGLAAQQLDWLDGCTQVYAIPVSASSKNPFFDRKPKTE
- a CDS encoding toll/interleukin-1 receptor domain-containing protein translates to MFDVQIVKNEIARLKQLRADYDKLNISPCVHEAMEAYRRWYEESVVVFGHYFDDNNKEFVDFKNIDNNVDNGHVLKANYQNIRKDFCVLLDKLERGDIGGNSKVSAEKLPTKQLISGKRIFISHASKDRELVSKFVDSIILLGMGLESKIIAYTSRDDTGVIPGESIPQFIQNNMACADIVLLMISDNYKKSEVCLNEMGAAWALNRHIIQILLPNTSFDKLGWLESLNKAIKIDCNESIDTLCEVFSDKLGFVIKPSVWNRNKDAFISYCRSLSSTLLPSVMVSDIKELEDNEIEELGFLDYREQVDINVQTISEICCRLTDAMHKHTESLKTNTRRLQNINSSHPNISQARGVMQSAAKGMDDLSKEIEDDAMDLRDSFFRMIDNATKMKALIASENKESMNEEYAAINQLFISISNAKSGIVSFKKSIDILPKAERVINKSKRRLSNNLSSLIMILDECISKSQELLKSIL
- a CDS encoding tRNA1(Val) (adenine(37)-N6)-methyltransferase, whose translation is MPNPFFQFKQFVVFHDKCAMKVGTDGVLAGAWAQVEGAARILDIGTGSGLIALMLAQRNPQAFVTAVDIDGAAVEQARENVARSSWADRMEVTQLDIRQAPEDWKGRFDAIVSNPPYFVEAVKCPHAQRNTARHTDALDFEALLEKAAFLLSGEGCFSVILPATAAPDFVALALKQGLSLSRQTWVHPRAGLPPKRVLMAFVKSACVQTETCHLAIEMERHVYTPEFETLAKPFYLAL